The Bacteroidota bacterium genome includes the window AAAAGTAGTCAGAAACCATGAGTTTAATATCGAAAGTGGAACAAGTGTTGAAGACATCAGGTTCATGAATGGTCAACTTTACTTTTTTTATTCGGAATATGAGAAACAAGATAAACTGCACAAACTGTATTGCGATGTTTATGATGAATCATTTAATCAAGTAGACAAAGAAAACTTAATCGCAACAACCTCTGTTGTTCCTTCCAATAGCAAATCGTTTAAAATTGAATACGATTTAATATATAATCAAATAGTAATTCTGTACGCTGAAAGTATCGTTAATGATGTAATTAAGTTTAATATCTTAGTATTGGATGACATATTAACGACCCTTAACTCAGCCCATACAAGATTAAATTACAGTAAAGAATTTAGCATCAAAAATATTCAACTTTTCAATGGGCAGTTTACGGCATTAGTATATGAAAAAACGTCAGGATTATTGAAAGGAAATAAAAGTAATATTGATTTCTTTTACTACGATGTTGGCAATCAAAATAAAATAATAAGAAAGCTGGATTTTGATAGTGTGAAATTCGAGAACATAGCCTATCGATATGATATTGTAAATAAAGCATATTTATTCTCAGGATTTTATAGCTCCGATAATAAAGAGCAAATAATTGGTATGGGCATGTATCGGTATTTTGTTTTTAATGACTCTTCATTTTTAAAATTAACTCCTTTTTCAGATGAAATGATAGTCAGTATTTCCGGAAAATATGATGCCAGTGGAATGCTGAATTACTATCCACAGGGGATTGTATTAAGAGATGATGGCGGCTATGTATTAATCAGCGAGTACTACAGCATACAGAAAGAGATGCAAAATGATTATTATGCCCTTAACAATACCTACGTTAAATATTATTATCATTATAGTGATATTATGCTTGTTTCAGTAAATGCTGATGGTCAAATTGATTGGAATCGAATTATTCGAAAAGATCAGAACAGCATGAACGATGATGGATATTATTCATCATTCTCCTATGCTACTGTCGCCAATAAAATTGTTATTCTGTTCAATGATTTTTCTCGTTCGAAATGGAATTTACTATATCATGTCATTGATCCAGCAGGTAATGTTGATTTTGAGGTACTGGTTAATGGCAATACATTTAATGGCTCCTTTATCCCGAGGCAAGCACAACAAGTTGGTTTATTTGAAATAATGGTTCCGGCTCTGGATCAAAAGCGTGGATTTACATTAGCCAAAATAACCATAAAATAAAAAGACCATCATCAATTGAATGATAATGGTCTCACACTAAAAACAAGAAATTTAATATTAATCACATCCTGTATCTAAATCAGCAGGTTTTGCAAATTCCGGATTTGTTAGAAAATCAGTATCCGTAAATGTTTTTAGAAAAGCAAGCAAATCAGCTTTTTCCTGCTCAGTCAGTTTTGTTCCTCCAAAAGCAACATATTTCATCAACGGATCGATTGTTTGCGAGTATACAACCCCATCACTATAATGATCGATAACTTCTTCAAGTGTATTAAAACGACCATCGTGCATATAAGGTGCAGTTTTTTCAATATTAATTAAAGTTGGAGCTTTGTATGAGCCAACATCCATAGCTAACTTGGTATAACCATTTCTGTCGCCTCCATCGTTAAATACAGTATCTAAACCATTATTGTAAAACTGGTTTGTGGTTAGTAAAACCGGATCTCCATGACAATGGAAACAGTCTGCTGCTTCCGACATATATAATTCGTAACCGTGAAGTTCTTGAGGAGTGAGGCTGGCAGTATGTCTTACCCATTTGTGAAACTTTGAATTATAGGAAACCAAGGTTCTGACAAACTGAGCTACTGCTTTACTAATTCGATCATAAGTGACTTCTTCTGTGCCAAATGCTGCTTTAAACATCGGTGGATAAATGTCTATACTTTTAATCATATCAACCGTTTTCTGTGGACTACCATTCATTTCATGAGGAGCCGCAATTCCCATCCAAACCACTGATTCGATGTTTTTCATATGGTATTGTGGTTCAGCTGGAACTCCATAAGGAGCAGCCCCCATAGCTGTGTTGTTGTTGTTGACTTTCCCATTCCATAAATAACCATTCTGATTGAACACGAGGTTAATCATTGGCATCATATAGTGTGGAGTCCATTTCCCATCCGGATAGGCTGGGTGAGGTAATCCTCTGGTTTTTCCACCTGGAAATCGGGGTTCATCCATGCCAACCTCAAAAGAACTCTCTTGCCTATGACAGGTAGCACAAGTCATTTGTGAATCGCACTCCACACGACCAGATAACCGGCCATCATAAAATAAATAGCGACCAAGTTTTACTCCTTCTACAGTAGTGGGATTATCAGCTGGTATGTTTAATTCTGTTGGAAACCACGGGCGACCATCCACTTTTAATGGAAATTCATAAGGAGTTGTTTCCCAGTTGGGAATAATAATCACAGAGTCCTTGTCTCCACAAGAAGTAAAGGTTAGAGAAGTAATTACACCAATAGAAACAGGCATGCTAATCGCAATAGTTACTGCAATTATTGAACTTATTAAATACTTTATTCTTTTCATGATTGATAAGTTTTAATGTTATAAATCTTTGATTTCACCAACAGAGAAAACATTTTGTCCATTTTCTTTAACCAACTGCATGGCTGCATTATTTTCCATAATATCAGCACCCCATTTGTTAAAATCAAATGGATTTGGTGTAGACAACCAGTTTTCTAAATTCATGATGATTTCAATTTGTTTTGTTTTGTTTTCACCAAGAGTAAAAGAAGAAGCAGGAAGCTTTACTTCGAACCAATTTTGTACAAAAACATAAGAACTGTCTCCATTAGGAAGAATGCTTGGATCCCAAACTTTCATTCTGGTGCCATTACTGTATTGTTTTTGACCAACTCCTAAGTGGAAGTTGAAGCCTCTGCGAAATGAATTGGTATCTTGCCAGAATCCGTTCATTTTGAGATAATGATAACCGCCTTCATCGCCTCCCAGATGATAAGGCCAGAACATTTGGTTTTCAGGCGGATTTACAAACATAAAAGGTTCGTTTTTTTCTCCTTTGATACCGAATGTAAATGAAATATGATCGTATGTAGCGGTATCTACTTTGTCAACAATGTCCCATTCCAATGAGCTAGGAATATCGGTGTCAATGTAATGATAGAATGACCAATTGTTAAGCATAACTGAGTCGCCATTCAATTTGTGTAAGGTAACATCAGATATAAACCATTGTACTTCGGCTAATTCCCAATTATTTCCAGCTGCATTCCAATATGTCATTTGATCAAATACTGCTGAAGCATCATTAATATAATGGTCAAATACAAAATTAATGCTTCCTTTCGGACTTACCGGGTCAACGATTGTATCTCTTTCGCACTCACATTTCATAAAAAGAGTGGAAACAACTGACCCAATGAATAATACTTTAATAAATGTCATCAGGCCAACAGGTATTACAAAATACTTGAATAATTTTCTCATAATTTTAGTGTTGTGTTAGTTGTTTAAATTAGATAAATGGATTTTCCACATTCATTAGTATCAAATATGACTAAAAAGTAACCATATCTTGCGAAAATATTAATTGTTATTTAACAAAATGCTGAAAATGGCTTATAAATAGCTAAAATTCCAGCATTAGTTGTATTTTTGATCAAAGCTATAATACTTTAAATGAAATCAGAGTGATATTAAGCAGAAATCGTATTTTAGAGGAAATTGAAAGGAAAAACATTCTTGTTGAACCTTTCCGTGAGGAGTGCATGGGAATAAATTCCTATGACCTTCATTTAAGCAGACACCTGCTGACCTTTAGCGAGCGCGTGTTGGATGCGAAAACAAAGAATCCAATGGATGAAATAATTCTTCCATCGGGAGGACTGGTTTTAACACCTGGTACATTTTATTTAGGTGTTACCGAGGAGTATACAGAAACCCATAAACACGTTCCTTTTTTAGAGGGAATTACAAGTGCTGCCCGACTGGGAATTATTATTAATCCTTCATCTGGCAAAGGAAGCATCGGGCATTGTAATACCTGGACAATTGAATTTTCTGTTATTCATCCCATCCGCATTTATGCAGGTATGCCTATTGCTCAGCTGTTCTTCCTGAATGTTGATGGGAATGTTGATGAATCCTATTCAAACCTTAAAACTGCAAAATATAATTCCAGGTCAATTAAGCCTACTGAGTCGATGATGTGGAAGAATGAGTTTTAGAGTAACCAGTTCTCTAAATTCTTATTTATTAATTTTGCTGTTTCTGTGATATCCTGTTTATAAATCGCCTTAACAAATTCTTTATCCTTTTCATTTATTGGAATAACTTCTTTTGTTTCGTAAAAAAACAATTTGAGTTTGCTTTTCAACGTTTTTGGTAAAATTCCATCAACTGCATTTTTTAGTCCACTTTGATACATGAACTTATTCAGCATTTTATTTTTGGGTATGCTTGCAATATTGTGTTTTTGGCTAAGGTCTAATTCAAAATCTTCGACTTCTAAAAATGTACAAATGTCAGAAATTACTTCTTGTGGATTATTTTTTAGTTCTTCATTCAAATAAATTTTGATTTGCTCTTTAGGAAAAATATTGAAATAGCGTTCCAATTGCCTTGCGTACATGCCCAGTTCAATATAGAGCTTTGAAATACCCCACCCTTTTTGGGTTTGTTGACTGTCTTCTTCAATAGCTTCCCTAAAGTTTTTTGTTGTGTAACCAAATCGCAAGCCCATCAAGTAATGAGAATAAATTCTTTCTGTAGGATTTCTAAGTATGGCAATAATTTTCGCTTCAGGATTAAATTCTTTGATGTTTTTAGCTGCAACATCTGAAAATAAATAGGACGTGCTACATTCCCCAATAGCTGTTTCTGTTTTGGCTTTTTCAAATAATTGGTTGTAGTATTTTTCTTCCTTAACAAAAGAGAGGTGAAGCTCTCGTAATGGTTTTGAATTAAAATATTTCTCACCAACAATTTCGGTGTGATTTCGATAATCTGCACGGAACTCGCTTGGATTTATATCGCTTGAAAAATAATTCGGTTCTTTAATTGGGCTAAAGAAAATACCCTTATGCTGATCCAGATATTTATATAAAGATGTGGTTCCTGCCTTGGCCGCACCCACAATAAAAAAGTTCGGTTTAATTAGCATGCTCATTTCTTATGTTGATTGGATACGTTAAAAACCCATGATATTTATGAATATAATAAACACCCAAAACGTTCCAAATTACAGTGCTGCTGAGAGTTGCAATGGCTCCCCCTGTCAGTCCATATTTGGGGATAAGCAACGCATTTAAAATTACATTAATAATGGCACCAAATAGTATAATATTCTGCCCAGTCTTTTCATGATTGGTCATGTTTAAAATATACATTTTAGAGCCTGATAAAGCATTAAATATTTGCCCACAAGCCAATATAATCAATGCACTAACACCTGTTTCAAATTCAGCTCCAAAAAGCCGCATTAAAAACCCTGGAAAAATAACAATAACAAGAAAAATAGGTAAGGATAATAAAGTGTTTATGAGTGTTGTTTGCTTGGCAATTCGTCTTAATCCTGATTTATTATTTTTTGAAAATAATTCAGCAAATTTTGGTGCTGCAATGCTATTTACAGCAGCAAGTACAATAGAGTTTAAGGCTGCAATTTTTACAGCAATGCTATAAACACCAACTTCAGTTTCTGCTCTAAAAGCTCCAATCATCAGGATATCTGTCCAATTCATAACTAAAAAGAGCGAATTGGTAAGCAACATAGGGATAGCTACTTTTAGTATACTATTGATAGGTTTGCTATTTTGACTATGAATCTGTTCAATTTTGTTTTCTTCTTTCCGATACAGAAACAAACTGAAAACAGCCATAATTATGATGGAAAATAATACAGATTGTATTAGGAAATGCAGATCGTGCTTAAAAAACGAAACACTGACAAGGATAAGCAGTACAAGAATATAGATGCTTCCGTTTTGAAAAATTGAAAACAAACCAATTCTTTTTAGCCCTCGTAATGACTCGGCATTATAAGTCATCACTGACAATGGAATGATGGCCATTCCAACAATTCGAATCAAGTTATAATTGCTGTTATCATCAAAAAACAGCAAACTAATATGTTTGCTAAAAACAAAAAATAGCAAACCAAAAAAGATGCTCGAAATTAGAACCAATGCCAAACCTTTACGATGTATATTACGTGTGTTCTGCCCTTTATCTGTTGAAATATCTGAGGCAATGAATCGAACAATGGCTGTATCGAGACCCAGGCGGCCCAATACTGCACCGAACATAAGCATGGTCCAACACAATGAAAAGACACCTAATTTCTCTGCTTTGTATTCCTTGGCAATTATCAAAAAGAAAATATAGCCCATTAGAATTCCAGCAATTTTAAAAACAAATGCAACAGAACCGCCTTTGAAAATTTCTTTCAAATTAAGATCCTTGCTTATGAAATCTGGTGTTTTCAAAATTATACTTTACGAAATGAAAGAATTTCAACAAAGATAATACTCCTAATGAATTCTTCTTTTTAGATGTACTATATATTTCAATTTAATCTTTATTAATCAATTATATTGTAATATATTTAGTGTCTTAAATGATTTTTAATACCTTAAACTATTTTAACTATTCTAAAAATTTACACATGAGATTAACAATTAAACATCAGGAAAATTATTCAAGAGGTGAACTCCTCCTTAGAACCTTTTTCGGTTGGATTTACATTGCATTGCCACACATGTTTTTATTGGCTTTTGTTGGATTATGGAGCAATATATTGGCTTTTGCTACTTGGTGGATTATCCTTTTCACTGGTGAGTATCCCAAAAGCATGTTCGATTTTCAGTTAAAGTATCAGGCTTGGTCATTAAGGGTTAACGCTCGAATTTTGAATCTTTCTGATGGATACCCTACATTTGGAATCAGTGGCACAGATGATCTGACCAGTTTGGAAATTCCTTATCCTGAGAAATTAAGTAGAGGAACATTGATCGTTAAAACGCTGTTTGGAGGTTTTTTTGTTATGATTCCTCACGGTTTCGCTTTATATTTCCGGTTTTTGTGGAATATGATTTTATTATTCCTTGCCTGGTGGGTTGTTTTATTTACAGGAAGTTTCCCTAAATCATGGCATGAGTTCTCAGTTGGGACCCTGCGTTGGTCACTTCGAGTCAGTATGTATATGGGACTTTGGATGACAGATGAATACCCTCCATTTACAGGAAAAGAATTGGATTCAGAAAAAGCTGTTCCAGTTGATACTACAGTTGAAACAACAGAATAGAAATGGAATACAGAAAAGAATATCACGAGCTTCCTCAACCCGATCAGATTGCTGATCGGGAGAAGGAAGACGCAATGGGAGCCTATTTTATGATGTTTGCCTCTATGGCAATTGGTTTGCCTTTACCAATTCTAAATTTGGTAGCTTCAATCATTTATTATTATTTGAACAAGGCAAAGGGGCGCTTCGTCCGTTTTCATACATTGCAATCTTTGCTTTCACAATTACCTCTTACTTTGCTCAATGCTGGAGGTATCTTTTGGCTAATCAGAATTTTGTATTATGAATTTTCATTTTCTGATTATTTTAAAGGCTATGTGATTATGATTTTGATTGCAAACCTTATCTATTTCATATTTAGCATTATTGGAGCGGTAAAAGCAAAAAAAGGAATATTTTATTATTTCTGGTTTTTTGGATCCTATGCCTACGAGATTGTCTATCGAAAAAGAGAGGAAGGAACGACTGAGAATCCGGTAAATCAACCTCCCAAATTTTAGTGAATAAAAACTATGCGAACAAAGATCATTTTTGATTTATTGAAGCTCTTGGCTGTTTTTGGCATTCTATGGGGCATTTTTGTCATCTTTCCTATTTTTCCTGATAAGGATGATTTCTCCTTATCAATTACAAAGGAAGAGAAACTGGGAAAACTCATAGTCGAAGAAGTTATGCTTAAAGATGCAAGCTTTCAGCTCATTAAAACGGATTATACAGATTCAGTAATTGGAGCAATTGAAAATAGACTAGTCGATGCGATGGGAAGCAGCGATTATGATTATAAATTAATGATTGTTGCTGATGATGAGGTAAATGCTTTTGCCTTGCCAGGTGGTTATATCATGATATACTCTGGCTTGATTGAGATTAGTGATAATCCGGAAGAGCTTACTGCCGTTATTGCACACGAAATGGGACATATTGAAAAGAGACACATTGTTTCCAGATTGGTAAAAGAGCTTGGTTTGTCGGTTATTTTATCGGGAGATTTATTGGTTGTTGGTGAAGTCGGACGAACTGCTGCATCAACAGTTTTCGACAGGAGGCAAGAAAGGGAGGCCGATGAATTTTCATTGGACTTGCTGTATAAGGCTCAAATTGATCCTCGAGTGATGGCCACTTTTTTCAGGAAATTGAAAGACGAAGTGGGCTCATATGACGAGAAACTGGAAATTCTGATGACACATCCTCACATAAATTCAAGAATCAAGTCATCTCTGGAGTATGATGTTGATGAAGATTTTGTCTCAAAGGATATGCAACTTGATTGGGATAGGTTTAAGCAGAATATTCAGGAACAAATAGCCAAAGAGGACTAATCGTTTCGATACTTTTCCATTAACTGTTTTGCGGCTACAAAAGGGCTTATTTCATTTTTAAGGACTTGTTCCTCATAATTCAATATGCTTGATTTTATCTTATTATCTTGATAAAATTGATTCTTCAATTCAGCATTAATGGTTTCGTAAAGCCAATATTTTGCTTGGTTTTTTCTTTTCATGAAAAAATATTGATTTTCATGAGTATGTGTATGGTAGGCCAAAATATGCTCCCAAACCAAATCAAGTCGATTATTATTTAGTGAAGAGCAATACTCAACTCTTGGAATCCAGGTTGATTCTGTTGCCGGAAACAAATGCAAAGCATTCAAAAGTTCTTGTTGAGCTATTTTAACTTTTTCGATTCGATTATCATCGGCTTTATTGATAACGATCAAATCCGCCATTTCCATTATTCCCCTTTTAATTCCTTGTAATTCGTCACCAGCTCCTGGCAACATGAGTAAAAGGAATAAGTCTACCATGGAATGAACGGCTGTTTCTGATTGGCCAACACCAACAGTTTCAATAAATATTGTGTCATATCCAGCAGCTTCGCACAATAGAATACTTTCTCTTGTTTTTCGGGCGACACCACCTAAGGTTCCTGCTGATGGCGAAGGGCGAATAAATGAATGTTCATTAACAGCCAGTTTTTGCATGCGGGTTTTATCTCCTAAAATACTTCCTTTGCTTCTGTCGGAGCTGGGGTCAACAGCTAAAACAGCTACTTTCCTGCCAGTTTCAATCAGCTGAATCCCAAATGCTTCAATGAATGTGCTTTTGCCAACTCCTGGGATTCCGGTTATGCCTAGCCTCATCGAATTTCCTGATAATGGCAAACACTTCTCAACTATTTGTTGTGCAATATGCTGATGTTCAGGCAATGCGCTTTCTACTAATGTAATGGCTCTTCCAAGTATGGTTCTGTCGCCTCTTACAATACCATCCATATAAGTTTCAATAGGAATGTCACTTGCTTTATTATATGTACCTTTTTTCACAGAACTTAAATGAAGTGAAGAGGGTTGTTC containing:
- a CDS encoding c-type cytochrome, which translates into the protein MKRIKYLISSIIAVTIAISMPVSIGVITSLTFTSCGDKDSVIIIPNWETTPYEFPLKVDGRPWFPTELNIPADNPTTVEGVKLGRYLFYDGRLSGRVECDSQMTCATCHRQESSFEVGMDEPRFPGGKTRGLPHPAYPDGKWTPHYMMPMINLVFNQNGYLWNGKVNNNNTAMGAAPYGVPAEPQYHMKNIESVVWMGIAAPHEMNGSPQKTVDMIKSIDIYPPMFKAAFGTEEVTYDRISKAVAQFVRTLVSYNSKFHKWVRHTASLTPQELHGYELYMSEAADCFHCHGDPVLLTTNQFYNNGLDTVFNDGGDRNGYTKLAMDVGSYKAPTLINIEKTAPYMHDGRFNTLEEVIDHYSDGVVYSQTIDPLMKYVAFGGTKLTEQEKADLLAFLKTFTDTDFLTNPEFAKPADLDTGCD
- a CDS encoding dCTP deaminase; its protein translation is MILSRNRILEEIERKNILVEPFREECMGINSYDLHLSRHLLTFSERVLDAKTKNPMDEIILPSGGLVLTPGTFYLGVTEEYTETHKHVPFLEGITSAARLGIIINPSSGKGSIGHCNTWTIEFSVIHPIRIYAGMPIAQLFFLNVDGNVDESYSNLKTAKYNSRSIKPTESMMWKNEF
- a CDS encoding flippase produces the protein MKTPDFISKDLNLKEIFKGGSVAFVFKIAGILMGYIFFLIIAKEYKAEKLGVFSLCWTMLMFGAVLGRLGLDTAIVRFIASDISTDKGQNTRNIHRKGLALVLISSIFFGLLFFVFSKHISLLFFDDNSNYNLIRIVGMAIIPLSVMTYNAESLRGLKRIGLFSIFQNGSIYILVLLILVSVSFFKHDLHFLIQSVLFSIIIMAVFSLFLYRKEENKIEQIHSQNSKPINSILKVAIPMLLTNSLFLVMNWTDILMIGAFRAETEVGVYSIAVKIAALNSIVLAAVNSIAAPKFAELFSKNNKSGLRRIAKQTTLINTLLSLPIFLVIVIFPGFLMRLFGAEFETGVSALIILACGQIFNALSGSKMYILNMTNHEKTGQNIILFGAIINVILNALLIPKYGLTGGAIATLSSTVIWNVLGVYYIHKYHGFLTYPINIRNEHAN
- a CDS encoding DUF4389 domain-containing protein — its product is MRLTIKHQENYSRGELLLRTFFGWIYIALPHMFLLAFVGLWSNILAFATWWIILFTGEYPKSMFDFQLKYQAWSLRVNARILNLSDGYPTFGISGTDDLTSLEIPYPEKLSRGTLIVKTLFGGFFVMIPHGFALYFRFLWNMILLFLAWWVVLFTGSFPKSWHEFSVGTLRWSLRVSMYMGLWMTDEYPPFTGKELDSEKAVPVDTTVETTE
- a CDS encoding DUF4870 domain-containing protein, with product MEYRKEYHELPQPDQIADREKEDAMGAYFMMFASMAIGLPLPILNLVASIIYYYLNKAKGRFVRFHTLQSLLSQLPLTLLNAGGIFWLIRILYYEFSFSDYFKGYVIMILIANLIYFIFSIIGAVKAKKGIFYYFWFFGSYAYEIVYRKREEGTTENPVNQPPKF
- a CDS encoding M48 family metallopeptidase; amino-acid sequence: MRTKIIFDLLKLLAVFGILWGIFVIFPIFPDKDDFSLSITKEEKLGKLIVEEVMLKDASFQLIKTDYTDSVIGAIENRLVDAMGSSDYDYKLMIVADDEVNAFALPGGYIMIYSGLIEISDNPEELTAVIAHEMGHIEKRHIVSRLVKELGLSVILSGDLLVVGEVGRTAASTVFDRRQEREADEFSLDLLYKAQIDPRVMATFFRKLKDEVGSYDEKLEILMTHPHINSRIKSSLEYDVDEDFVSKDMQLDWDRFKQNIQEQIAKED
- the meaB gene encoding methylmalonyl Co-A mutase-associated GTPase MeaB, which translates into the protein MAKDNKKGLSINKGVEQPSSLHLSSVKKGTYNKASDIPIETYMDGIVRGDRTILGRAITLVESALPEHQHIAQQIVEKCLPLSGNSMRLGITGIPGVGKSTFIEAFGIQLIETGRKVAVLAVDPSSDRSKGSILGDKTRMQKLAVNEHSFIRPSPSAGTLGGVARKTRESILLCEAAGYDTIFIETVGVGQSETAVHSMVDLFLLLMLPGAGDELQGIKRGIMEMADLIVINKADDNRIEKVKIAQQELLNALHLFPATESTWIPRVEYCSSLNNNRLDLVWEHILAYHTHTHENQYFFMKRKNQAKYWLYETINAELKNQFYQDNKIKSSILNYEEQVLKNEISPFVAAKQLMEKYRND